A region of Candidatus Desulfarcum epimagneticum DNA encodes the following proteins:
- a CDS encoding conserved hypothetical protein (Evidence 4 : Unknown function but conserved in other organisms) has protein sequence MDKRKTILVVGDVANSIGFDIVCKFINAGFSVKAPEKFTTKIDGNLVGPLSQMDFWSGATVIEENNNFTEIEYDPGNKTKLKELISDCYSVVYLTSNVSEYSGINLKRDDSVTYEPLMSIIDIAKTGGVRQFVWVSFFIMCHNGESLHAKEDVDIKKMTSCHPDYHISFDKYFKKIATDQFEFIKLQAGPSSKCFRWARQGLEMTTIINDTTNKRKTILIGNNKQVRPIRPDNDIMLLNKSRLSEESERFECRIAEFQIKGIFDLCLFYLEHFAFEINEKNRFYRMLYKGILKRFYLGRFLADFLRNPRVPFLGRLKPIGRLFDVSMMMLFLELWPEQVYRFSTRKLLPNKFERYNRHNRPSIPFELIKERSSDIPRSDEINIVLRGSSFDISQIENLNGPIYLINFSNPIEIKRDVIYLEQSIENVHAMLKFGLSVCHVEVHRVAENGETFPPDSYSKLRWYEKLFDNPNMTRIAIAENICRPFKLPLPSSWRPAGAGLNSICALSYFADKINVYGFDFYLESSPDAMSYRKLFSNLYKYKLDVFRSKLHFECALINFFYGYHLSKLDNINIHGYMGQLSRHEKLIQKIERVLFQ, from the coding sequence ATTTGACATCGTATGCAAATTTATAAATGCAGGATTCAGTGTAAAAGCGCCCGAAAAGTTTACTACTAAAATAGACGGTAATTTGGTAGGGCCTTTATCGCAAATGGACTTTTGGAGCGGCGCTACCGTTATAGAAGAGAATAATAATTTTACTGAAATTGAATATGATCCTGGGAATAAAACGAAATTAAAGGAATTAATATCAGATTGTTATTCTGTTGTTTACCTTACATCAAATGTAAGTGAATATTCTGGGATCAATTTAAAGCGTGATGATTCAGTTACATATGAACCTTTAATGTCGATAATTGATATTGCAAAGACAGGCGGTGTGCGGCAATTTGTCTGGGTATCGTTTTTTATAATGTGTCATAATGGAGAAAGCTTGCATGCCAAGGAAGATGTGGATATAAAAAAAATGACGAGTTGTCATCCAGATTATCACATCTCATTTGATAAATATTTCAAAAAAATAGCGACAGATCAATTTGAATTTATTAAACTGCAAGCCGGCCCTTCATCGAAATGTTTTCGTTGGGCGAGACAAGGCTTGGAGATGACAACAATTATTAATGATACAACCAATAAGAGAAAGACAATACTTATTGGTAATAATAAACAAGTGAGGCCAATTCGACCTGATAATGATATAATGTTGTTAAATAAATCGCGACTCAGTGAAGAAAGTGAAAGGTTTGAGTGTCGCATCGCGGAATTTCAAATCAAAGGCATATTTGATTTATGCTTATTTTATTTGGAACATTTTGCATTCGAAATTAACGAAAAGAATCGATTTTATCGTATGCTATACAAGGGTATTTTAAAGCGCTTTTATTTAGGTCGCTTTCTTGCTGATTTTTTGAGGAATCCTCGTGTCCCATTCTTAGGGAGATTGAAACCTATCGGGCGGTTATTTGATGTTTCGATGATGATGCTTTTTCTGGAGCTGTGGCCGGAACAAGTATATCGGTTTTCTACAAGAAAATTACTGCCAAATAAATTTGAGCGGTATAATAGGCATAATAGACCTTCTATTCCATTTGAATTAATCAAGGAAAGGTCCAGTGACATTCCGAGATCTGACGAGATAAATATCGTTTTAAGAGGATCAAGCTTTGACATATCCCAAATAGAGAATTTAAATGGTCCGATTTATTTAATCAATTTCAGTAATCCGATAGAAATCAAAAGAGATGTGATCTACCTGGAACAAAGCATTGAAAATGTACATGCAATGCTAAAGTTTGGTTTATCAGTATGTCATGTGGAAGTGCATAGAGTCGCAGAAAATGGGGAAACGTTTCCCCCTGACAGTTACTCAAAATTACGCTGGTATGAAAAGCTGTTTGATAACCCAAATATGACCCGTATAGCAATAGCTGAAAATATTTGTCGCCCGTTTAAGCTTCCATTGCCATCTTCCTGGAGACCGGCGGGAGCGGGGTTGAACTCCATTTGCGCTTTATCTTATTTTGCTGATAAAATTAATGTATATGGGTTTGATTTCTACCTTGAATCTTCTCCTGACGCTATGAGCTACCGGAAACTTTTTTCAAATCTTTACAAATATAAATTAGATGTATTCAGGTCAAAACTTCACTTTGAATGCGCATTAATCAACTTTTTTTATGGATATCACCTGTCAAAATTGGATAATATAAATATTCATGGCTATATGGGACAGCTAAGCCGGCATGAAAAATTAATCCAAAAGATAGAGAGAGTTCTATTTCAATAG
- a CDS encoding putative S-adenosyl-L-methionine-dependent methyltransferase (Evidence 3 : Putative function from multiple computational evidences; Product type e : enzyme), whose protein sequence is MTVNLIRKTITALKQGDFLEKVWLVLMDKTGDLKNKFKNKFFKFNGDWYHGKTAKEYELTRIKQDWWHEENRILREFLKSLPKKISVLDIPFGTGRFLSLYNENKMDVTGLDISRDMILEAKRLRGDLLKKCKIDMGDARNLPYPDNSFDIIVCFRFFGGHVTFQDAKKVISEFSRVSRKYVILELSAVSEEDSGFNLQNLPEDQPIDKSNLSEKERIELFKGFGLRVLVKKTAYSNEKPFVTIYLCEKLDSQ, encoded by the coding sequence ATGACTGTTAATTTGATACGTAAGACTATAACTGCATTAAAACAGGGTGATTTTCTGGAAAAAGTTTGGCTTGTTTTGATGGATAAAACTGGAGATTTGAAGAACAAATTCAAAAACAAATTTTTTAAATTTAACGGTGACTGGTACCATGGAAAAACAGCGAAAGAATATGAGTTGACGCGGATAAAACAGGATTGGTGGCATGAAGAAAATCGTATTTTAAGGGAGTTTTTGAAAAGTCTTCCGAAAAAGATTAGTGTTTTAGATATTCCATTTGGAACGGGAAGGTTTCTTTCCCTGTATAACGAAAATAAAATGGATGTCACCGGATTAGATATTTCACGCGATATGATACTCGAAGCAAAAAGGCTCCGGGGAGATTTACTCAAAAAATGTAAGATCGATATGGGTGATGCCAGAAATTTACCTTATCCAGACAACTCATTTGACATAATAGTCTGTTTTCGGTTTTTTGGCGGGCATGTGACATTCCAAGATGCGAAAAAAGTGATATCAGAATTTTCCAGGGTTTCTCGTAAATATGTGATATTGGAATTGAGCGCGGTCTCAGAAGAAGACTCCGGATTTAATTTACAAAATTTACCAGAGGATCAACCTATTGATAAAAGTAATTTATCAGAAAAGGAAAGAATTGAATTATTTAAAGGCTTTGGCTTAAGGGTTTTAGTTAAAAAAACAGCTTATAGCAATGAGAAGCCATTTGTGACTATTTATCTGTGTGAAAAATTGGATTCTCAATGA